A window of the Brassica napus cultivar Da-Ae chromosome A2, Da-Ae, whole genome shotgun sequence genome harbors these coding sequences:
- the LOC125585019 gene encoding probable inactive poly [ADP-ribose] polymerase SRO2 gives MAGQVEIELDNGEILDPLSDDASSSTDPTILLREGNQEHDIITTCFLSGLSATLANATTIITIHKKSPNAITMRAKSLAFRIFTEAMARKNGGDPNFKYGWYAGYREQIERIVTYGFSSSEMRSMMIRLMESDELSAFQTKLGIRRDTCEYDLAI, from the coding sequence ATGGCTGGGCAGGTTGAGATCGAACTCGATAACGGCGAAATTCTCGATCCCCTCTCCGATGATGCCTCCTCCTCGACCGACCCAACGATTCTTCTCCGCGAAGGGAACCAAGAGCACGACATCATCACCACGTGTTTCCTCTCCGGCTTAAGCGCCACTCTCGCTAACGCCACCACGATCATCACTATACATAAGAAATCTCCGAATGCGATCACCATGAGAGCCAAGTCTCTAGCCTTTCGCATCTTCACGGAGGCCATGGCGAGGAAGAACGGCGGAGATCCAAACTTCAAATACGGTTGGTACGCTGGCTACAGAGAACAGATCGAACGCATCGTCACATACGGATTCAGCAGCAGCGAGATGAGATCGATGATGATTCGTCTCATGGAATCGGACGAACTCTCTGCGTTTCAGACTAAATTAGGGATTAGGAGAGACACATGCGAATATGACCTGGCGATTTAA
- the LOC125575353 gene encoding cullin-associated NEDD8-dissociated protein 1, whose protein sequence is MANLQVSGIIEKMTGKDKDFRYMATSDLLNELNKESFKLDTDLEMRLSSIILKQLDDVAGDVSGLAVKCLAPLVKKVGEERIVEMTNKLCEKLLHGKDQHRDTASIALRTVVAQVAPSLAPSILVTLTPQMIGGISGEGMSSGIKCECLEIMCDVVQKYGSLMADDHNKLLNALLLQLGCNQATVRKKTVTCIASLASSLSDDLLAKATVQVVKNLSNKNAKSEITRTNIQMIGALSRSVGYRFGTHLGNTVPVLIKYCTSASENDEELREYSLQALESFLLRCPRDISPYCDEILNLTLEYISYDPNFTDNMEEDTDDETLEDEEDDESANEYTDDEDASWKVRRAAAKCLAGLIVSRSEMISKVYQEACPKLIDRFKEREENVKMDVFNTFIDLLRQTGNVTKGQTDTDESSAKWLLKQEVSKIVKSINRQLREKSVKTKVGAFSVLRELVVVLPDCLADHIGSLVPGIERALNDKSSTSNLKIEALVFTKLVLASHAPPVFHPYIKALSSPVLAAVGERYYKVTAEALRVCGELVRVVRPSTQGMGFDFKPFVHPIYNAIMSRLTNQDQDQEVKECAITCMGLVISTFGDQLGAELPSCLPVLVDRMGNEITRLTAVKAFAVIATSPLHIDLSCVLDHLIAELTGFLRKANRVLRQATLITMNTLVTAYGDKIDSDAYEVIVVELSSLICVSDLHMTALALELCCTLMTGKSCSENISLAVRNKVLPQALTLVKSPLLQGQALLALQGFFEALVYHANTSFYTLLDSLLSCAKPSPQSGGVPKQALYSIAQCVAVLCLAAGDKNCSSTVKMLIEILKDDSGTNSAKQHLALLSLGEIGRRKDLSAHAGIETIVIESFQSPFEEIKSAASYALGNIAVGNLSNYLPFILNQIDNQQKKQYILLHSLKEVIVRQSVDKADFQNSSVEKILALLFNHCESEEEGVRNVVAECLGKMALIEPEKLVPALKVRTTSPAAFTRATVVTAVKYSVVERPEKLDEIIFPEISSFLMLIKDGDRHVRRAAVSALSTFAHYKPNLIKGLLSELLPLLYDQTVIKKELIRTVDLGPFKHVVDDGLELRKAAFECVFTLLDSCLDQLNPSSFIIPFLKSGLEDHYDLKMICHLILSLLADKCPSAVLAVLDSLVEPLQKTINFKPKQDAVKQEHDRNEDMIRSALRAISSLDRISGVDYSHKFKSLMAEMKRSESLWGKYQTIRNE, encoded by the exons ATGGCGAACTTACAAGTTTCTGGAATTATTGAAAAG ATGACTGGCAAAGATAAAGATTTTAGATACATGGCAACGTCTGATTTACTCAATGAGTTGAATAAGGAATCCTTTAAACTCGATACAGACTTGGAGATGAGATTGTCGAGCATCATACTTAAACAGCTTGATGATGTGGCTGGTGATGTTTCTGGATTGGCTGTTAAATG TCTTGCTCCATTGGTGAAGAAGGTTGGAGAAGAGCGTATTGTGGAGATGACCAACAAGTTATGTGAGAAGCTGCTGCATGGGAAAGACCAACACCGTGATACCGCAAGCATAGCTCTCAGGACTGTTGTCGCTCAAGTTGCTCCTTCGCTTGCTCCATCCATTCTTGTTACTCTAACTCCACAAATGATTGGAGGGATAAGTGGCGAG GGAATGAGCTCAGGGATTAAGTGTGAGTGtcttgagatcatgtgtgatgttGTTCAAAAGTACGGAAGTTTGATGGCAGATGATCACAATAAGCTACTGAACGCATTGCTGTTGCAATTGGGCTGTAACCAAGCCACAGTCAGGAAGAAGACTGTTACATGCATTG CATCTCTTGCTTCGAGTCTGTCTGATGATTTGCTCGCAAAAGCGACAGTTCAAGTTGTGAAAAACCTAAGTAACAAGAATGCGAAATCGGAGATTACACGCACCAATATTCAAATGATTGGAGCTTTAAG ccGCTCTGTCGGATACCGATTTGGGACTCATCTTGGTAATACTGTTCCAGTATTGATCAAATACTGCACCAGCGCTTCGGAGAATGATGAGGAGCTCCGCGAGTATAGCTTACAG GCACTTGAAAGTTTCTTGCTACGGTGTCCAAGGGACATCTCACCATATTGTGATGAAATTTTGAACCTCACTTTAGAATACATAAGTTATGACCCAAATTTTACGGACAATATGGAGGAAGATACTGATGATGAGACtcttgaagatgaagaagatga TGAGAGTGCGAATGAGTACACGGATGATGAGGATGCCAGCTGGAAAGTTAGGAGAGCTGCGGCGAAATGCTTGGCAGGATTAATAGTTTCTCGTTCTGAGATGATCTCTAAAGTATATCAAGAG GCCTGCCCAAAACTGATTGATAGATTTAAGGAAAGAGAGGAAAATGTGAAG ATGGATGTTTTCAACACATTCATTGATCTGTTACGGCAAACAGGAAATGTCACAAAAGGTCAAACTGACACCGATGAATCAAG TgcgaaatggctactgaagcaAGAAGTCTCAAAGATTGTGAAATCCATAAATAGGCAGCTGCGTGAAAAGTCTGTTAAGACGAAG GTTGGTGCATTCTCTGTTTTGAGAGAACTTGTGGTCGTCCTGCCTGACTGCCTTGCTGATCATATTGGTTCACTAGTTCCTGGAATTGAAAGAGCGCTTAAT GATAAATCTTCTACTTCAAACTTGAAAATCGAAGCTCTTGTCTTCACAAAATTAGTATTGGCATCGCATGCACCTCCTGTTTTTCATCCTTACATTAAG GCTCTTTCTAGTCCTGTTTTAGCTGCTGTTGGCGAACGCTATTACAAGGTGACCGCCGAGGCATTAAGGGTCTGTGGGGAACTTGTCAGAGTAGTACGCCCAAGTACTCAG GGTATGGGCTTTGATTTTAAACCATTCGTTCATCCGATCTACAATGCGATAATGTCTCGCTTGACAAATCAAGATCAGGACCAG GAGGTCAAGGAGTGTGCTATTACCTGCATGGGTCTTGTGATTTCAACATTTGGCGATCAACTTGGAGCAGAGTTGCCTTCATGCCTTCCTGTGCTTGTTGACCGAATGGGAAACGAAATCACTCGCCTCACAGCAGTAAAG GCATTTGCTGTCATTGCCACATCTCCGCTGCACATTGATCTATCATGTGTCTTGGACCATTTGATTGCTGAATTAACTGGGTTCTTAAGGAAG GCTAATCGGGTTCTACGGCAAGCAACACTGATTACCATGAATACCTTGGTAACAGCCTACGGTGATAAAATCGACTCAGATGCTTATGAAGTTATTGTTGTGGAGCTTTCATCTCTGATATG CGTTTCGGACCTCCATATGACGGCTCTTGCACTTGAACTCTGCTGCACTCTGATGACCGGAAAGAGTTGTAGTGAAAATATCAGTTTGGCGGTTCGCAACAAAGTTCTTCCACAGGCATTAACTTTAGTTAAAAGTCCATTGCTCCAGGGTCAAGCACTTTTg GCTCTGCAAGGATTCTTTGAAGCTCTGGTGTATCATGCAAATACGAGTTTCTACACCTTACTCGACTCATTACTTTCTTGTGCTAAGCCTTCCCCTCAGTCGGGAGGCGTCCCAAAGCAAGCATTATATTCAATTGCACAGTGTGTTGCAGTTCTTTGTCTCGCGGCAGGTGATAAGAATTGCTCGTCTACAGTTAAAATGCTTATAGAAATCCTTAAAGATGACAGCGGCACAAATTCA GCAAAACAGCATCTTGCCTTATTGTCTCTTGGTGAGATTGGGAGAAGGAAAGATCTGAGCGCACATGCTGGCATTGAGACGATCGTCATTGAGTCTTTCCAGTCTCCTTTTGAAGAAATAAAGTCTGCGGCTTCATATGCTCTTGGAAACATTGCTGTTGGCAATCTGTCGAATTATTTACCTTTTATCTTGAACCAGATTGATAATCAACAGAAGAAACAATATATTCTCCTTCATTCGCTCAAGGAG GTGATCGTGAGGCAGTCTGTTGATAAAGCTGATTTCCAGAATTCCAGTGTTGAGAAAATACTTGCGTTACTGTTTAACCACTGTGAAAGCGAGGAAGAGGGTGTAAGGAATGTTGTTGCTGAATGCTTGGGAAAAATGGCGTTGATAGAACCTGAGAAACTAGTTCCTGCACTTAAG gTGAGGACGACTAGTCCAGCCGCTTTTACTCGTGCGACTGTTGTTACCGCTGTGAAATATTCTGTCGTGGAACGGCCTGAGAAGTTGGATGAAATCATCTTCCCCGAGATTTCTTCATTCCTCATGTTAATTAAAGATGGTGACAGG CATGTTAGGCGTGCAGCTGTGTCAGCTCTGAGTACCTTTGCTCACTACAAACCAAACCTCATTAAAGGACTCCTCTCTGAGTTGTTACCGCTTCTTTATGATCAAACCGTTATCAAG aAAGAGTTAATAAGGACGGTTGATCTAGGGCCATTCAAGCACGTTGTTGATGACGGGCTTGAACTGAGGAAAGCGGCTTTTGAGTGTGTATTTACTCTGCTCGATAGCTGTCTTGATCAACTGAATCCGTCTTCTTTCATTATCCCTTTCCTCAAATCCGGACTTGAAG ATCATTATGATCTGAAGATGATTTGTCATCTTATTCTCTCACTACTAGCGGATAAATGCCCCTCAGCCGTGCTAGCTG TACTGGATTCGCTTGTGGAACCACTTCAAAAAACAATAAACTTCAAGCCAAAGCAAGATGCCGTGAAGCAAGAGCATGACCGTAATGAAGACATGATCAGAAGTGCTCTTCGTGCTATCTCATCGTTGGATCGGATCAG TGGAGTGGATTACAGCCACAAGTTCAAGAGCTTAATGGCTGAGATGAAGAGGTCTGAATCATTGTGGGGGAAGTATCAGACAATCCGCAATGAGTAA
- the LOC125580115 gene encoding probable pectate lyase 6 — translation MAFAYLNLGSYVIVFVSLSIAIVAPSVQAHIAVFDDYWTQRQANALRQTMESYEPNPLNVTNHFNYHAALAMETTGADNGTRRELGQVKAGQKARGGRFKSLNAIDRCWRGDKNWAKNRKKLADCVLGFGLKTTGGKNGPIYVVTDASDDDLLSPKPGTLRHAVTRDRPLWIIFARTMVIKLQQELMITNDKTIDGRGVSVYITGGAGFTLQFVKNVIIHNIHMKFIKRGFGGLIRDSEEHFGLRTISDGDGINIFGATNIWIDHVSMRNCSDGMIDAIMGSTAITISNSHFTDHKEVMLFGAKNGDEFDKKMQITVAFNHFGKRLNQRMPRVRYGMVHVVNNDYTHWEMYAIGGNMNPTIISQGNRFIAPPKEDCKQVTKREYTAYPEWKSWNWQSERDYFLNGAYFVQSGKSNAWSAAPKNPIPKEFTIRPQPGTKVRSLTKDAGTLDCRPGKSC, via the exons ATGGCGTTTGCTTATTTGAACCTTGGGAGCTACGTTATCGTCTTCGTCTCATTGTCTATAGCCATCGTAGCTCCATCGGTTCAAGCTCACATCGCCGTCTTCGATGATTATTGGACCCAGCGTCAAGCCAACGCGTTGAGACAAACAATGGAATCTTATGAACCCAACCCGTTGAACGTCACGAACCACTTTAACTACCATGCAGCATT AGCAATGGAGACGACTGGTGCTGACAACGGAACAAGGAGAGAGCTCGGACAAGTTAAAGCCGGTCAGAAAGCACGTGGCGGAAGGTTCAAATCCCTTAACGCGATTGACAGATGCTGGAGAGGAGACAAAAACTGGGCGAAGAACAGGAAGAAGCTAGCGGACTGCGTCCTAGGGTTTGGTCTGAAAACAACCGGAGGCAAAAACGGACCCATCTACGTAGTCACAGACGCATCGGACGACGATCTGTTAAGCCCCAAACCAGGAACTCTAAGACACGCCGTGACTCGCGACAGACCACTTTGGATCATATTTGCTAGGACCATGGTCATAAAACTACAACAAGAGCTGATGATAACAAACGATAAAACCATCGACGGTCGAGGAGTGAGTGTTTACATAACCGGAGGTGCAGGATTCACGTTACAGTTCGTGAAGAATGTGATCATACACAATATTCATATGAAGTTTATTAAAAGAGGATTCGGTGGGTTGATTAGAGACTCCGAAGAACATTTTGGGCTTAGAACAATTAGTGATGGTGACGGGATCAATATCTTTGGAGCTACAAACATATGGATCGATCATGTCTCCATGAGGAACTGTTCTGATGGTATGATCGATGCCATCATGGGATCGACCGCCATTACTATCTCCAATTCCCATTTCACCGACCATAAGGAG GTGATGTTGTTTGGGGCTAAAAACGGTGACGAGTTCGACAAGAAAATGCAGATCACGGTTGCGTTTAACCATTTTGGTAAGAGATTGAATCAAAGAATGCCAAGGGTGAGATACGGTATGGTCCATGTAGTGAACAATGACTACACTCACTGGGAAATGTATGCAATTGGTGGAAATATGAACCCTACCATTATAAGTCAAGGCAATCGTTTCATTGCTCCTCCTAAAGAAGATTGCAAGCAG GTTACAAAGAGAGAGTACACAGCGTATCCAGAGTGGAAGTCATGGAACTGGCAATCAGAGAGAGATTACTTTTTGAATGGAGCTTACTTTGTGCAATCAGGAAAGTCAAATGCATGGAGCGCTGCACCGAAAAATCCAATCCCTAAAGAGTTTACAATCCGTCCTCAGCCAGGAACAAAGGTAAGAAGTCTCACCAAAGATGCTGGTACGCTTGATTGCAGACCAGGAAAGTCCTGCTGA
- the LOC125575310 gene encoding ubiquitin-conjugating enzyme E2 2, with amino-acid sequence MSTPARKRLMRDFKRLQQDPPAGISGAPQDNNIMLWNAVIFGPDDTPWDGGTFKLSLQFSEDYPNKPPTVRFVSRMFHPNIYADGSICLDILQNQWSPIYDVAAILTSIQSLLCDPNPNSPANSEAARMFSESKREYNRRVREVVEQSWTAD; translated from the exons ATGTCGACACCAGCGAGGAAGAGATTGATGAGGGACTTCAAGAGGTTGCAGCAAGACCCACCTGCTGGTATCAGCGGTGCTCCTCAAGACAACAACATCATGCTCTGGAATGCTGTTATTTTCGG GCCTGATGATACCCCATGGGATGGAG GTACTTTCAAACTTTCACTGCAGTTTTCAGAAGATTATCCAAACAAACCACCTACTGTTCGGTTTGTTTCACGGATGTTCCATCCTAACA TTTATGCTGATGGGAGTATATGCTTGGATATTCTCCAAAACCAGTGGAGTCCAATTTATGATGTCGCTGCTATTCTTACCTCCATCcag TCATTGCTCTGTGATCCTAATCCGAATTCTCCTGCAAACTCGGAAGCTGCACGAATGTTCAGCGAAAGCAAACGCGAGTACAACAGAAGAGTCCGCGAGGTTGTGGAACAAAGCTGGACTGCTGACTAA